A single Penaeus vannamei isolate JL-2024 chromosome 22, ASM4276789v1, whole genome shotgun sequence DNA region contains:
- the LOC138865727 gene encoding cyclin-dependent kinase inhibitor 1C-like: MHEPAPRFQMSLANYPRPYPGRLSLRVLAAAPTLTPAPAAAPTPTPALAAAPTPTPAPDAAPTPTPAPATAPTPALAPAAAPTPAPAPSAAPTLAPAPAAAPTQARTPAAAPTPVLTPAATPTLALAPAAAPTTALKIQGNYLFT, from the exons ATGCACGAACCAGCTCCTAGGTTCCAGATGTCTCTAGCCAACTATCCCCGGCCATACCCTGGTCGTTTATCGTTACGTGTCTTAG CTGCAGCACCAACTCTAACACCGGCACCAGCTGCAGCACCAACTCCAACACCGGCACTAGCTGCAGCACCAACTCCAACACCGGCACCAGATGCAGCACCAACTCCAACACCGGCACCAGCTACAGCACCAACTCCAGCACTTGCACCAGCTGCAGCACCAACTCCAGCACCGGCACCATCTGCAGCACCAACTCTAGCACCGGCACCAGCTGCAGCACCAACTCAAGCACGGACACCAGCTGCAGCACCAACTCCAGTACTGACACCAGCTGCAACACCAACTCTAGCACTGGCACCAGCTGCAGCACCAACTACAGCACTg AAGATACAAGGCAACTATCTGTTTACATGA
- the LOC113822272 gene encoding phenoloxidase-activating factor 3 has translation MHNRVPSLSCAAVVAILALVTPGAATRDRRQAVCSGAPCIPVDSCPPVKALFLSSNPSHRQRGQQLVCGREGRRLKVCCASNVTPTPSPTPIIVTPTSNPGGNEQLLPSKCGQSNSVNKVFGGEDAVAGEFPWVAALGYTAPGGRGSPEWQCGGALINSRYVLTAAHCGHPDFLFGYTLTVIRLGEHDLSKTRDCSQRLCLPPVQDFTPEQVVLHPSFNKRAPESDDIALIRLNRNAQSNVGVQPICLPRAGLDVGSFLAGRDAIVIGWGHTERGRDTQVLQKVALPFVDLATCKRMNEGETLVNEQVCFGGQDSCSGDSGGPLFLDAAPGTILGVVSKGGACGRPGVPAIYTDVASYRGWIVQNLRP, from the exons ATGCACAACCGGGTTCCCAGTCTCTCCTGCGCGGCGGTGGTCGCGATCCTCGCTCTCGTGACGCCCGGCGCGGCGACGAGAGACCGGAGGCAAG CCGTGTGCAGCGGCGCACCTTGCATCCCTGTCGACTCCTGTCCCCCCGTGAAGGCGCTCTTCCTGTCCTCCAACCCAAGCCACAGGCAGAGGGGGCAGCAGCTGGTGTGCGGAAGAGAGGGCAGACGTCTGAAG GTATGTTGTGCCTCGAACGTAACGCCAACACCGTCACCAACACCCATAATTGTAACGCCCACCAGCAACCCTGGGGGGAATGAACAGCTGTTGCCCTCAAAGTGCGGACAGTCCAATTCCGTGAACAAAGTATTCGGTGGCGAAGATGCTGTTGCTGGCGAATTTCCTTGGGTGGCTGCTTTGGGATATACAG CTCCAGGCGGCCGTGGCTCTCCGGAGTGGCAGTGTGGAGGAGCTCTCATCAACAGCCGTTACGTCCTAACAGCTGCTCACTGTGGCCATCCAGATTTTCTGTTCGGCTATACCCT aaCTGTAATCCGTCTCGGCGAACACGACCTCTCCAAGACCAGAGACTGTAGCCAACGCCTCTGCTTGCCTCCTGTGCAAGACTTCACGCCTGAGCAAGTcgtccttcatccttccttcaacAAACGTGCTCCCGAGAGTGATGATATTGCGCTCATCAGACTGAACAGGAACGCACAATCCAACG TTGGCGTGCAGCCCATCTGCCTCCCTCGCGCTGGCTTAGACGTCGGCTCCTTCCTTGCGGGTAGAGACGCTATAGTGATCGGCTGGGGGCATACGGAGAGGGGCAGAGATACCCAGGTGCTGCAGAAGGTCGCGCTGCCTTTCGTTGATCTCGCCACCTGCAAAAGAATGAACGAAGGAGAAACGCTGGTTAACGAACAG GTTTGTTTCGGCGGACAAGACTCATGCAGTGGTGACTCCGGCGGCCCTCTCTTCTTGGACGCTGCCCCTGGCACCATC CTGGGCGTCGTATCGAAGGGCGGGGCGTGTGGAAGACCCGGCGTCCCTGCGATCTACACCGACGTCGCCTCCTACAGGGGCTGGATCGTACAGAACCTTAGACCTTAG